A stretch of the Lineus longissimus chromosome 12, tnLinLong1.2, whole genome shotgun sequence genome encodes the following:
- the LOC135496671 gene encoding chloride channel protein 2-like isoform X1 — translation MAESGPGSFGYEQTLMYGRYTKELGEYARQEAAKIDIKKKELQEERKKFGYFFPCSWRPRCPACCVKTKQWCRYFGGWLIYARNALFTKIGEDWIFLTFLGIIMALLSFIMDFIIQKCQIAHIWLYRELELSAVLQYFAWVIFPVVFVIFSTGFVHLVAPNAIGSGIPEMKTIMRGVVLKEYLTFKTLIAKMVGLCTSLGSSLPIGKEGPFVHVASIVATLLSKMITSFHGIFENESRNHEMLAAACAVGVACTFAAPIGGVLFSIEVTASYFAVHNYWRGFYSAVCGAITFRLLAIWFSDEATIAALFKTHLRHEFPFDPVELLAFAFIGIVCGLGGALYVYLHRRIIYFNRKHKRMSAFLQKNRFLYPTLVTFLITSLTFPLGLGQFMGGELTYHRAIDMLFSNFTWIGADTKMMTLGEREIIRYWSPEHSHIFVTLTLFIIHQFWASALANTLPIPTGLFIPVFTTGAAFGRLTGECMAAWFPKGIQTGDKISLVMPGGYAVVGAAALSGSVTHTISTSVIVFELTGQISHILPAVIAVLISNAIAHTLQPSIYDSIIQIKKLPFLPDIVTKGGASNAYNIFVEDIMVRDVKYVSYASTYLHIQNLLRYTNVRAFPLVDSAKSMILLGSVQRAELVRLLEEHLGHDRRRLDVSQTSQGQRIYDVGDDIHSEAAPVDKPFEEAELMRSIQAIIPTICVPDIPPNLQAPQQALIKSRSVPTLMITPANETPTTPPTASRSHLSAFFPRDFKYRSHSSVGSAPSVSSIESSNYDTVHSISSAHELLSKVPKKSILKKSPASTPQTRSPEGSPPSERRFATLSVSNDDTIGSGEGSPRIKRKLKLPPPRVVDMTPEDQTRWEQQQLRQTVNFDMCQIDPAPFQLVERTSLFKVHSLFALLSLNHAYVTNTGRLVGVVALKEVRLAVQGATQTMYEGEKNNTQDDPDGSLSTPLNIQEESGD, via the exons atggcggaatCAGGGCCAGGAAGTTTTGGCTACGAGCAGACTTTG ATGTACGGTCGCTACACCAAGGAACTTGGTGAATATGCGCGACAAGAGGCGGCCAAAATCGACATCAAGAAGAAAGAACtgcaagaagaaagaaaaaagtttGGTTATTTTTTCCCATGTTCTTGGCGGCCAAGATGTCCGGCATGTTGTGTAAAAACAAAAC AATGGTGTAGATATTTTGGAG GTTGGCTGATATATGCCCGGAATGCTCTTTTCACAAAGATAGGAGAAGATTGGATTTTTCTCACATTCCTTGGCATCATCATGGCTTTGCTCAGCTTCATTATGGACTTCATCATTCAAAAGTGTCAAATAG CTCATATCTGGCTATACAGAGAGTTAGAATTATCGGCAGTCCTACAATACTTTGCCTGGGTCATCTTTCCTGTCGTGTTCGTTATCTTCTCGACTGGCTTTGTTCATTTAGTTGCACCCAATGCTATAG GTTCTGGTATCCCTGAGATGAAAACGATCATGCGTGGTGTCGTCTTAAAAGAATACCTCACATTTAAAACGTTGATAGCAAAAATGGTTGGTCTGTGTACGTCGTTGGGAAGTAGTTTGCCTATAGGAAAAGAG GGTCCATTTGTGCATGTCGCCAGTATCGTTGCGACACTGCTTAGTAAGATGATCACATCCTTCCATGGTATATTCGAAAATGAGTCTCGGAACCACGAGATGTTGGCTGCAGCGTGTGCAGTGGGTGTGGCCTGCACATTTGCTGCACCAATTGGGG GTGTATTATTCAGCATCGAGGTCACAGCTTCCTATTTTGCCGTCCATAACTATTGGCGGGGCTTCTACTCAGCTGTCTGTGGTGCCATCACATTCCGTCTTCTCGCGATTTGGTTCTCGGATGAAG CTACGATTGCTGCCTTATTCAAAACTCATCTACGGCATGAGTTCCCATTTGATCCAGTTGAGCTGCTGGCTTTTGCATTTATTGG CATTGTGTGCGGCCTAGGTGGTGCTCTCTATGTTTACCTTCACAGACGCATTATCTACTTCAACAGAAAGCACAAGAGAATGTCCGCCTTCTTACAAAAAAA TCGTTTCCTCTACCCAACACTTGTCACATTCCTGATAACATCCCTGACCTTTCCGCTTGGTCTAGGACAGTTCATGGGTGGTGAG CTGACATATCACAGAGCAATAGACATGCTATTCAGCAACTTCACATGGATCGGCGCCGACACCAAAATGATGACGTTAGGCGAGAGGGAAATCATACGTTATTGGTCCCCAGAACACAGCCATATATTCGTCACTTTGACGCTGTTTATCATTCATCAGTTCTGGGCGTCCGCCTTGGCTAACACGTTACCCATACCGACGGGACTGTTTATTCCTGTTTTCACAACTG GTGCTGCATTTGGTCGTTTGACCGGCGAATGTATGGCGGCTTGGTTCCCTAAGGGTATACAGACGGGTGACAAGATATCGTTAGTGATGCCTGGTGGCTATGCAGTGGTTGGGGCTGCGGCGTTATCAGGGAGCGTCACCCATACCATCTCGACGTCTGTAATCGTGTTTGAATTAACAGGACAGATCAGTCATATTCTTCCAGCAGTG ATTGCCGTTCTGATCAGCAATGCTATAGCCCACACCCTCCAGCCATCCATCTACGACAGCATCATACAAATCAAGAAACTTCCATTCCTGCCGGATATCGTGACGAAAGGTGGGGCAAGCAA TGCGTACAATATATTTGTTGAGGACATCATGGTTCGAGATGTCAAATATGTGAGCTACGCTTCGACGTATCTCCACATTCAGAATTTGTTGCGGTACACCAACGTCAGGGCTTTCCCATTGGTTGATTCAGCTA AGTCGATGATTCTGCTTGGATCAGTCCAGCGCGCGGAACTTGTGCGTCTCCTTGAAGAACACCTTGGCCATGATCGGCGGCGTCTAGATGTTTCACAGACCAGTCAGGGACAGCGGATATATGATGTCGGGGATGACATCCACTCGGAGGCTGCCCCGGTCGATAAGCCATTTGAGGAGGCTGAACTGATGCGCTCTATCCAG GCGATTATTCCAACGATATGTGTG CCTGACATACCCCCGAACCTGCAAGCTCCGCAACAGGCCTTGATCAAATCACGCTCCGTACCAACGCTCATGATCACCCCCGCCAACGAGACGCCCACCACACCCCCCACGGCTAGTCGATCGCActtatcagcattttttccGAGGGATTTCAAATACCGTAGTCACAGTAGCGTGGGA AGTGCGCCCTCTGTGAGCAGTATCGAGTCGAGCAATTACGACACGGTCCACAGCATAAGCAGCGCTCATGAGCTGCTCTCCAAGGTTCCCAAGAAGTCCATTCTGAAGAAGAGTCCGGCCAGCACACCGCAGACCCGCAGCCCAGAGGGTAGTCCACCATCAGAAA GGAGGTTCGCCACGCTCTCAGTATCAAATGACGATACTATTGGATCGGGG gaagGATCACCAAGAATCAAGAGAAAGCTCAAACTG ccTCCTCCCAGGGTAGTGGATATGACGCCAGAAGAC CAAACAAGATGGGAGCAGCAGCAGCTTCGGCAGACTGTCAACTTCGACATGTGTCAGATTGATCCAGCACCCTTCCAACTGGTGGAGCGCACCTCGTTATTCAAG GTGCATTCCTTATTTGCCTTGCTCAGCCTGAATCATGCCTACGTAACCAACACCGGTAGACTGGTGGGAGTCGTCGCTTTGAAAGAG GTGCGGCTGGCCGTACAGGGAGCGACGCAGACCATGTACGAAGGTGAGAAGAACAATACGCAAGATGATCCCGATGGCTCTCTTTCGACGCCATTGAACATCCAGGAGGAAAGCGGAGACTGA